One region of Primulina tabacum isolate GXHZ01 chromosome 1, ASM2559414v2, whole genome shotgun sequence genomic DNA includes:
- the LOC142544393 gene encoding LOW QUALITY PROTEIN: uncharacterized protein LOC142544393 (The sequence of the model RefSeq protein was modified relative to this genomic sequence to represent the inferred CDS: deleted 2 bases in 1 codon), translating into MADDVHYSSAGGESKKRKYKIQTSSSPAPRRATGFSLGPDSSAPPTSYNSVPPPMSEIELAKQKAQEIAARLLNNVDPMKRARVENGAGGGGFDSTDAGFVQKPMGMGLSGPPTGASYGYPGPSKKIEIPNGRVGVIIGKGGETIKYIQLQSGAKIQVTRDMDADPNSVSRGVELMGTPDQVAKAEQLINDVLSEAEAGGSGVVSRRMTGQQSGTDPYVFMVPNNKVGLVIGKGGETIKNMQARTGARIQVMPLHLPPGDTSKERTVHIDGTSEQIEAAKQLVNEVISEVC; encoded by the exons ATGGCGGATGATGTGCACTATTCGTCAGCGGGTGGAGAATCGAAGAAGCGCAAGTACAAGATC CAGACTTCGAGTTCACCCGCACCGCGTAGAGCTACGGGGTTTTCGTTAGGCCCGGACTCATCCGCCCCCCCTACATCTTATAACAGCGTTCCGCCTCCTATGAGCGAGATCGAGTTAGCGAAACAGAAGGCTCAAGAAATCGCCGCTAGGCTTTTGAATAACGTGGATCCGATGAAAAGAGCGAGAGTTGAAAACGGAGCTGGGGGTGGGGGATTTGATTCAACTGATGCTG GTTTTGTTCAGAAGCCTATGGGCATGGGTCTGAGTGGTCCACCAACAGGTGCATCCTATGGTTATCCAGGTCCAAGCAAGAAAATTGAGATACCAAATGGAAGGGTAGGTGTGATTATTGGAAAAGGCGGGGAGACCATTAAATACATTCAGCTTCAGTCTGGTGCCAAGATTCAGGTGACCAGAGACATGGATGCCGATCCAAATTCTGTTTCAAGAGGTGTTGAGCTCATGGGTACTCCTGACCAGGTAGCCAAGGCTGAGCAGTTGATTAATGATGTTCTTTCTGAG GCTGAAGCAGGTGGTTCTGGTGTTGTTTCTCGAAGAATGACTGGGCAACAATCAGGAACTGATCCATACGTGTTTATGGTTCCCAACAACAAG GTGGGTCTTGTTATTGGCAAAGGAGGTGAAACCATTAAGAACATGCAAGCAAGGACGGGCGCTCGCATTCAG GTTATGCCTCTCCACTTGCCACCTGGTGATACATCCAAAGAAAGGACCGTACATATTGATGGCACTAGTGAACAGATCGAGGCTGCTAAACAATTGGTTAATGAAGTAATCAGCGAGGTTTGTTAA
- the LOC142544401 gene encoding LOW QUALITY PROTEIN: F-box/kelch-repeat protein SKIP30-like (The sequence of the model RefSeq protein was modified relative to this genomic sequence to represent the inferred CDS: deleted 1 base in 1 codon), protein MSGLIEGLPDAVALRCLARVPFYLHPNLELVSHSWRNAIHSNELFKAREEVNATEEFICVCAYDPDNLWQLYDPVHDLWITLPDLTSNIRHLAHFGVVSAAGKLYVLGGGSDAVDPLTGDQDGCFASDEVWSYDPITRQWSLCAAMNVPRVMFACCELDGKIIVAGGFTNSRKSISKAEIYDPEKDEWVPIPDLHHTHNSACTGVVIGDKVHILHKGLSTVQVLENIKQGWTVHDYGWLQGPMAVVKGELYIMSHGQIYKQERDSSKLIVSASEFRRKIGFAMVGLGDDIYIIGGVIGPDRMNWDIKATSDVDVLTLGSERPVWRQVAPITRCRGTVLGCTQLKL, encoded by the exons ATGTCTGGACTCATTGAAGGCCTTCCAGATGCTGTGGCCCTTAGGTGCCTTGCACGAGTCCCCTTTTATCTACATCCTAATTTAGAGCTTGTTTCCCATTCCTGGCGCAATGCCATTCACAGCAATGAGCTTTTCAAAGCCCGTGAGGAGGTCAATGCAACTGAGGAGTTCATATGTGTATGCGCTTATGACCCTGACAATTTGTGGCAGCTCTATGATCCTGTACATGACCTTTGGATTACTCTCCCGGATCTTACTTCAAATATTCGGCACCTAGCACACTTTGGTGTCGTGTCTGCTGCAGGAAAGCTATATGTACTAGGTGGTGGTAGTGATGCTGTGGACCCTTTGACTGGTGACCAGGATGGATGTTTTGCATCAGACGAGGTTTGGTCATATGATCCAATAACTCGGCAGTGGTCCTTGTGTGCAGCCATGAACGTCCCTCGTGTCATGTTTGCATGCTGTGAATTAGATGGAAAGATAATTGTTGCGGGTGGTTTTACCAACTCCCGTAAATCAATCTCCAAAGCCGAAATATACGACCCCGAAAAGGATGAGTGGGTTCCAATACCTGATCTCCATCACACACATAATTCTGCATGTACTGGTGTTGTTATTGGGGATAAAGTTCATATCTTGCACAAGGGATTGTCAACAGTACAAGTG TTGGAAAATATTAAGCAGGGTTGGACTGTTCATGATTATGGTTGGCTTCAGGGTCCTATGGCAGTTGTTAAGGGTGAGCTTTATATAATGAGTCATGGCCAGATTTACAAACAGGAAAGGGATTCAAGTAAGTTGATTGTCTCTGCATCCGAGTTTCGTCGTAAGATTGGTTTTGCCATGGTAGGCTTGGGAGACGATATTTACATAATTGGAGGTGTCATCGGGCCGGACAGGATGAATTGGGACATCAAGGCTACCTCTGATGTTGATGTTCTGACACTAGGCAGCGAGAGACCGGTTTGGCGTCAGGTGGCTCCTATAACGAGGTGCCGGGGAACTGTTCTTGGATGTACACAGCTAAAGCTTTAG